One genomic segment of Drosophila melanogaster chromosome 3R includes these proteins:
- the Ice2 gene encoding uncharacterized protein (interacts with the C terminus of ELL 2, isoform C), which yields MLLTTGSYIDLPTEMFLSLRESPNSKHKCMEFQSPFPPRNCGWHTNSLILKLAYGAYISQPGQAKWLDFNINGAVKEVPDEPACDKSSIDLQMVYKPRAIDQQPSDIEDGNCNSALVSWTLRCKGEGDDCNDFQIFSTLSIPAVKDSSGKEPLGCHFIKLENKPDCGCEIMSKYELISAWVQLKLMRAEMGHCTRISLRDFEPMLEEKLTLISLEQQLHDYYNTSMPQLLSNLCEFLKLLDTVPAGDYLLRYSPKYKDKFLLCIVTKEATPQSFQLHQLLTESIPSDQAFLTQSSYLPISPTLCGRLHEELHLLPCAFPAKANGRSVQRRKVVVPIPEPSRQAPVRRQRLKKWSEAQTREFRRRCKVDQKKRARARKTAAANKEKIELEKIMTL from the coding sequence ATGCTCCTTACCACCGGATCCTATATTGACCTGCCCACCGAAATGTTTCTCAGCCTAAGAGAATCGCCAAACAGCAAGCACAAGTGCATGGAGTTCCAGTCGCCATTCCCCCCCCGCAACTGTGGTTGGCATACGAACAGTTTGATCTTGAAACTGGCTTATGGAGCCTACATTTCACAGCCCGGACAAGCCAAGTGGCTGGATTTCAATATAAATGGAGCAGTCAAGGAGGTGCCAGATGAGCCTGCCTGTGATAAGTCATCCATCGATCTGCAGATGGTCTACAAGCCTCGCGCAATCGATCAGCAACCATCAGACATTGAAGATGGCAACTGCAATAGCGCCTTGGTTAGTTGGACCCTTAGATGTAAAGGCGAAGGCGATGATTGCAACGATTTTCAAATCTTTAGCACACTATCCATACCAGCAGTTAAGGATTCCAGCGGCAAGGAACCACTTGGATGCCACTTCATTAAGCTGGAGAACAAGCCAGACTGCGGTTGCGAAATAATGTCCAAATACGAGTTGATAAGCGCCTGGGTGCAGTTAAAGCTAATGCGGGCAGAGATGGGACACTGCACACGCATCTCGCTACGGGATTTTGAGCCAATGCTGGAGGAGAAGCTGACGTTAATTTCGCTGGAGCAGCAGCTTCATGACTATTATAACACAAGTATGCCGCAGCTACTGTCCAACTTGTGTGAGTTTTTGAAGCTGCTGGACACGGTACCCGCTGGAGATTACCTGCTGCGATACTCACCCAAGTACAAGGATAAGTTCCTGCTGTGCATTGTCACCAAGGAGGCCACGCCACAGAGTTTTCAGCTACACCAGCTCCTCACGGAATCCATCCCCAGCGACCAAGCCTTCCTTACGCAAAGCAGCTACCTTCCGATCTCGCCCACTCTTTGTGGCCGCCTGCACGAGGAGCTCCATCTACTGCCCTGTGCATTTCCAGCAAAAGCCAACGGTCGCTCTGTCCAGCGTCGAAAGGTGGTGGTGCCCATACCAGAGCCCTCCAGACAAGCTCCAGTAAGACGGCAACGTTTAAAAAAGTGGAGCGAAGCCCAAACTCGAGAATTTCGACGTCGATGTAAGGTGGATCAAAAGAAAAGAGCTCGGGCTCGCAAGACAGCAGCGGccaacaaagaaaaaatagaGCTGGAGAAGATTATGACGTTGTAA
- the slmb gene encoding supernumerary limbs, isoform A produces the protein MMKMETDKIMDETNSNAQAFTTTMLYDPVRKKDSSPTYQTERELCFQYFTQWSESGQVDFVEHLLSRMCHYQHGQINAYLKPMLQRDFITLLPIKGLDHIAENILSYLDAESLKSSELVCKEWLRVISEGMLWKKLIERKVRTDSLWRGLAERRNWMQYLFKPRPGQTQRPHSFHRELFPKIMNDIDSIENNWRTGRHMLRRINCRSENSKGVYCLQYDDGKIVSGLRDNTIKIWDRTDLQCVKTLMGHTGSVLCLQYDDKVIISGSSDSTVRVWDVNTGEMVNTLIHHCEAVLHLRFNNGMMVTCSKDRSIAVWDMTSPSEITLRRVLVGHRAAVNVVDFDEKYIVSASGDRTIKVWSTSSCEFVRTLNGHKRGIACLQYRDRLVVSGSSDNSIRLWDIECGACLRVLEGHEELVRCIRFDTKRIVSGAYDGKIKVWDLVAALDPRAASNTLCLNTLVEHTGRVFRLQFDEFQIVSSSHDDTILIWDFLNFTPNENKTGRTPSPALMEH, from the exons ATGATGAAAATGGAGACTGACAAAATAATGGACGAAACCAACTCCAATGCACAGGCC TTCACAACCACTATGCTGTACGACCCGGTGCGCAAGAAAGACTCATCGCCCACCTACCAAACGGAGCGGGAACTCTGCTTTCAGTACTTCACCCAGTGGAGCGAGTCGGGCCAGGTGGACTTTGTGGAGCACCTGCTGTCGCGCATGTGCCACTATCAACACGGACAGATCAATGCCTATCTCAAGCCGATGCTCCAGCGGGACTTTATCACATTGCTGCCAA TCAAGGGTCTGGATCACATCGCAGAAAACATTTTGTCGTACTTGGATGCCGAATCGCTCAAATCATCCGAGCTGGTCTGCAAGGAATGGCTGCGCGTCATTTCCGAGGGCATGCTCTGGAAGAAGCTCATCGAACGCAAGGTGCGCACAGATTCCTTGTGGCGCGGACTGGCCGAGCGGCGTAATTGGATGCAGTACCTCTTCAAGCCAAGACCGGGCCAGACTCAACGGCCACACTCATTCCATCGCGAGTTGTTCCCCAAGATAATGAAT GACATTGACAGCATAGAGAACAACTGGCGGACTGGCCGCCACATGCTGCGCCGCATCAACTGCCGGTCCGAGAACTCGAAGGGTGTCTATTGTCTGCAGTACGATGACGGCAAGATTGTCTCCGGACTGAGGGACAACACCATCAAGATCTGGGATCGCACGGATTTGCAGTGCGTTAAG ACCCTAATGGGCCACACTGGATCGGTGCTGTGCCTGCAGTATGACGACAAGGTGATCATCAGTGGCTCCAGCGACTCCACCGTCCGCGTGTGGGACGTCAATACCGGCGAGATGGTCAACACCCTTATCCACCACTGCGAGGCGGTGCTGCACTTGCGCTTTAACAATGGCATGATGGTTACCTGCTCCAAGGATCGCTCCATCGCCGTCTGGGACATGACCTCACCCAGCGAGATTACGCTGCGGCGCGTCCTTGTCGGTCACCGTGCCGCCGTCAATGTGGTGGACTTTGATGAGAAGTACATCGTGTCCGCCAGCGGGGATCGCACCATCAAGGTCTGGTCCACATCTAGCTGTGAATTCGTGCGCACCTTGAATGGCCACAAGCGTGGCATCGCCTGCCTACAGTACAGAGATCGCCTGGTGGTCAGCGGCAGCTCAGACAATTCCATAAG aCTGTGGGACATTGAGTGCGGTGCCTGTTTACGTGTCCTGGAGGGCCATGAGGAATTGGTTCGCTGCATTCGTTTCGATACGAAACGAATCGTTAGCGGTGCCTACGATGGCAAGATCAAGGTTTGGGATTTGGTCGCCGCCCTGGATCCAAGAGCAGCCTCCAATACTCTCTGTCTGAATACCCTTGTG GAACATACTGGTCGCGTATTTCGTTTGCAATTCGATGAGTTCCAGATTGTTAGCAGCTCGCATGATGATACAATTTTGATTTGGGACTTTCTAAATTTCACACCCAATGAGAACAAGACCGGACGCACACCGTCAC CGGCCTTGATGGAACATTAA
- the CG5793 gene encoding uncharacterized protein, isoform D, producing the protein MACQNQNAANFLSNGKKIVGVALNYMDVVLARNVPVPKEPLVFLKPTSSYLQEGQPIVLPKVFTKVAYEVELGVVIGKPCKNVSKADAMSYVAGYCLALDLTAQCNLGPARAAGHPWTLGKGFDTSTPVSQFIPIEKVTDPHNLPLWLTVNGDLKQNGCTADLIFKVPDIISYVSKYMTLEANDLILTGTPNGADAFKAGDVIQCGMADLAKLTFQVEAE; encoded by the exons ATGGCGTGCCAAAACCAAAATGCCGCCAACTTCTTGAGCAATGGCAAGAAAATTGTGGGGGTGGCTCTCAATTACAT GGACGTTGTGCTGGCCAGGAACGTTCCCGTGCCCAAGGAGCCGCTCGTCTTCCTCAAGCCCACATCTTCGTACCTCCAGGAGGGTCAGCCCATTGTG TTACCAAAAGTCTTTACCAAGGTGGCATATGAAGTGGAACTAGGCGTGGTGATTGGAAAGCCCTGCAAGAACGTATCCAAGGCAGATGCCATGAGCTATGTGGCAGGATACTGCCTGGCTTTGGATCTAACTGCCCAGTGCAATTTG GGACCAGCTCGGGCGGCCGGTCATCCGTGGACCTTGGGCAAGGGATTTGATACTTCTACGCCCGTGTCCCAGTTTATACCCATCGAAAAAGTGACGGACCCGCACAACTTGCCGCTTTGGCTCACCGTCAATGGAGACCTTAAGCAAAACGGGTGCACTGCAGACTTAATATTCAAGGTGCCCGACATCATTTCCTACGTGTCCAAGTACATGACCCTGGAGGCCAACGATCTGATCCTTACCGGAACGCCCAATGGTGCCGATGCGTTCAAGGCAGGCGATGTAATTCAGTGTGGAATGGCCGATCTCGCTAAATTGACCTTCCAAGTGGAGGCTGAATAA
- the Obp93a gene encoding Odorant-binding protein 93a, producing the protein MYVYNLLFVVIVFSYCAKSFNYTSCDHAKQPKFLSSCCDVQKNDKAINSCRKSLLGNNSTNSNGEVRNLKSDKVALHACIAECSFRTNGFLLSNGTVNTQALQKSYQQRYKNDPNMSQLMLKSLNSCTDYARKRVQEFQWMPKKGDCDFYPATLLACVMEKVYINCPTSKWKNTSDCTAMWKYLVACDDVASNKKK; encoded by the exons ATGTATGTGTATAATCTGCTTTTCGTTGTAATAGTTTTTAGCTATTGTGCAAAATCCTTTAATTATACAAGCTGCGATCACGCAAAGCAGCCAAAGTTT TTGAGCTCATGCTGTGATGTTCAAAAAAACGACAAGGCCATCAATTCGTGTCGCAAGTCCTTGCTGGGCAATAATTCAACCAATTCGAATGGGGAAGTGCGCAATCTTAAGTCGGATAAAGTGGCTTTGCATGCA TGTATTGCGGAGTGCTCCTTCAGGACCAATGGATTCTTGTTGAGCAATGGCACTGTTAATACCCAGGCATTGCAGAAGAGCTATCAGCAACGCTACAAAAACGATCCGAATATGTCGCAACTGATGTTGAAGAGCCTCAATAGTTGCACGGACTACG CTAGGAAGCGGGTGCAGGAGTTCCAATGGATGCCCAAGAAGGGCGACTGCGACTTCTATCCTGCCACCTTGCTGGCCTGCGTCATGGAAAAGGTCTACATCAACTGCCCGACcagcaaatggaaaaacaCCAGCGATTGCACAGCGATGTGGAAATATTTGGTTGCCTGTGATGATGTGGCCAGTAATAAGAAGAAATAG
- the Bdbt gene encoding bride of doubletime, whose product MDWYVGTEWEDKNRGLAKKVIGLQFTEMDKPTIISTVEFSVNKKATNLGGRPSKYLVSDESATYPQKHSLEMGTSLTAVDCYLELLLQQFVPGETAACSITTKTGERIEFELKLEKIVKNTQVEKLSAAEIYEVALRLKESGVATFKTFPKFAFDYFVRAAKLLITYKPFDKLTKKTNGINGQAVEELFIQIQTNLAACLLQEKRYEHVIYHTQFVETEESPSEKSIYRRALAYYHLKEFAKAQATIERMPNYEEKREFSKLRDNIAVSWKDSKAHYKEVVQRMFS is encoded by the coding sequence ATGGACTGGTACGTGGGCACAGAGTGGGAGGACAAGAACCGTGGTCTGGCCAAGAAGGTAATTGGCCTCCAATTCACCGAAATGGACAAGCCCACGATAATCAGTACGGTGGAATTCAGTGTCAACAAGAAAGCCACCAACTTGGGAGGACGACCTAGCAAATATTTGGTCAGCGATGAGTCCGCTACGTATCCTCAAAAGCACAGCCTGGAAATGGGCACCAGCCTGACCGCAGTGGACTGCTActtggagctgctgctgcagcaattTGTGCCGGGTGAAACGGCAGCCTGTAGCATCACGACCAAAACCGGCGAACGAATAGAATTTGAACTGAAGCTGGAGAAAATTGTGAAGAACACTCAGGTGGAGAAGCTAAGCGCTGCAGAGATCTATGAGGTGGCACTACGTCTCAAGGAAAGCGGCGTGGCCACCTTTAAGACGTTCCCGAAATTCGCCTTTGATTACTTTGTGCGTGCCGCAAAGTTGCTGATCACCTACAAACCCTTCGATAAACTGACCAAAAAGACCAATGGCATCAACGGCCAGGCGGTGGAGGAGCTCTTTATTCAGATACAGACCAACCTGGCCGCCTGTTTGCTGCAGGAGAAACGCTATGAGCATGTAATCTACCACACGCAGTTTGTGGAGACGGAGGAGAGTCCCAGCGAGAAGAGCATCTACCGGCGTGCACTCGCCTACTATCACCTGAAGGAGTTCGCCAAGGCGCAAGCCACCATCGAGCGAATGCCCAACTACGAGGAGAAGCGAGAGTTCAGCAAGCTGCGCGACAACATCGCTGTTAGCTGGAAGGATAGCAAGGCCCATTACAAGGAGGTGGTGCAACGTATGTTTAGTTAG
- the Trm7-34 gene encoding tRNA methyltransferase 7-34 has product MGRTSKDKRDIFYRLAKEQGWRARSAFKLLQADETFQLLEGLTRAVDLCAAPGSWSQVLAKRLYEPLPPEEREKVKIIAVDLQGMAPIEGVKQLRADISKESTAEAIIEFFGGEKAQIVVSDGAPDSTGMHDFDSYVQGELLLSALSISTFILEEGGSFVSKIYRADRTSRLYTQLKRFFKNVCVFKPSASRNSSIEAFVVAREFCLPDGYKPCNLTTEWHDQPESWVGRKKESPPVVQVPFVAYKGELDSDRTYDLGENYVYKEPVQQPLTAAYQDILQKTSQVNIKYEGIRVIHDEEMLKKWLENDENKSEKLGACVT; this is encoded by the exons atgggcAGGACTTCGAAGGATAAACGAGACATATTCTACCGCCTGGCCAAGGAGCAGGGATGGCGTGCACGAAGTGCTTTCAAACTGCTCCAGGCGGATGAGACCTTTCAGTTGCTAGAAG GTCTCACCCGAGCCGTGGACCTTTGCGCCGCTCCTGGCAGCTGGTCACAGGTGCTGGCCAAACGCTTGTACGAGCCTCTGCCGCCAGAGGAACGGGAAAAGGTAAAGATCATCGCCGTAGACCTGCAGGGAATGGCTCCGATCGAAGGAGTCAAACAACTGCGGGCGGACATCAGCAAGGAGTCGACAGCCGAGGCCATAATTGAGTTCTTTGGCGGCGAGAAGGCACAGATTGTTGTTAGCGATGGCGCTCCCGATTCTACTGGAATGCACGACTTTGACTCGTACGTTCAGGGCGAACTACTTCTCTCCGCCCTCAGCATATCCACCTTCATACTGGAAGAGGGAGGCTCCTTCGTGTCCAAGATCTACCGGGCAGACAGGACCAGTCGGTTGTACACTCAGCTCAAGCGGTTCTTTAAGAACGTATGCGTGTTCAAGCCCTCCGCCTCGCGCAACTCCAGCATTGAAGCCTTCGTGGTGGCCCGAGAGTTTTGTCTGCCCGATGGCTACAAGCCTTGCAACCTGACGACCGAATGGCACGATCAACCCGAGTCGTGGGTGGGCAGAAAGAAGGAGAGCCCGCCCGTGGTTCAAGTTCCCTTTGTTGCCTACAAGGGCGAGTTGGACTCGGATCGCACATACGATTTG gGCGAGAACTATGTGTATAAAGAGCCAGTGCAGCAACCCTTGACGGCCGCCTATCAGGACATTCTGCAGAAAACGAGCCAAGTGAACATAAAATATGAAGGCATTCGCGTTATTCACGATGAGGAAATGTTGAAGAAATGGCTAGAGAATGATGAGAATAAGTCTGAGAAGTTAGGTGCCTGTGTAACGTaa
- the slmb gene encoding supernumerary limbs, isoform B, with amino-acid sequence MMKMETDKIMDETNSNAQAFTTTMLYDPVRKKDSSPTYQTERELCFQYFTQWSESGQVDFVEHLLSRMCHYQHGQINAYLKPMLQRDFITLLPIKGLDHIAENILSYLDAESLKSSELVCKEWLRVISEGMLWKKLIERKVRTDSLWRGLAERRNWMQYLFKPRPGQTQRPHSFHRELFPKIMNDIDSIENNWRTGRHMLRRINCRSENSKGVYCLQYDDGKIVSGLRDNTIKIWDRTDLQCVKTLMGHTGSVLCLQYDDKVIISGSSDSTVRVWDVNTGEMVNTLIHHCEAVLHLRFNNGMMVTCSKDRSIAVWDMTSPSEITLRRVLVGHRAAVNVVDFDEKYIVSASGDRTIKVWSTSSCEFVRTLNGHKRGIACLQYRDRLVVSGSSDNSIRLWDIECGACLRVLEGHEELVRCIRFDTKRIVSGAYDGKIKVWDLVAALDPRAASNTLCLNTLVEHTGRVFRLQFDEFQIVSSSHDDTILIWDFLNFTPNENKTGRTPSPALMEHXHFVQRQLRELHLQSSSEGEEDDDADEDDEDDFEEEDSRNDAGAFMGGYVRHRDAGGSGSVTGSGSDPESDDLDFDIDVENINDYDE; translated from the exons ATGATGAAAATGGAGACTGACAAAATAATGGACGAAACCAACTCCAATGCACAGGCC TTCACAACCACTATGCTGTACGACCCGGTGCGCAAGAAAGACTCATCGCCCACCTACCAAACGGAGCGGGAACTCTGCTTTCAGTACTTCACCCAGTGGAGCGAGTCGGGCCAGGTGGACTTTGTGGAGCACCTGCTGTCGCGCATGTGCCACTATCAACACGGACAGATCAATGCCTATCTCAAGCCGATGCTCCAGCGGGACTTTATCACATTGCTGCCAA TCAAGGGTCTGGATCACATCGCAGAAAACATTTTGTCGTACTTGGATGCCGAATCGCTCAAATCATCCGAGCTGGTCTGCAAGGAATGGCTGCGCGTCATTTCCGAGGGCATGCTCTGGAAGAAGCTCATCGAACGCAAGGTGCGCACAGATTCCTTGTGGCGCGGACTGGCCGAGCGGCGTAATTGGATGCAGTACCTCTTCAAGCCAAGACCGGGCCAGACTCAACGGCCACACTCATTCCATCGCGAGTTGTTCCCCAAGATAATGAAT GACATTGACAGCATAGAGAACAACTGGCGGACTGGCCGCCACATGCTGCGCCGCATCAACTGCCGGTCCGAGAACTCGAAGGGTGTCTATTGTCTGCAGTACGATGACGGCAAGATTGTCTCCGGACTGAGGGACAACACCATCAAGATCTGGGATCGCACGGATTTGCAGTGCGTTAAG ACCCTAATGGGCCACACTGGATCGGTGCTGTGCCTGCAGTATGACGACAAGGTGATCATCAGTGGCTCCAGCGACTCCACCGTCCGCGTGTGGGACGTCAATACCGGCGAGATGGTCAACACCCTTATCCACCACTGCGAGGCGGTGCTGCACTTGCGCTTTAACAATGGCATGATGGTTACCTGCTCCAAGGATCGCTCCATCGCCGTCTGGGACATGACCTCACCCAGCGAGATTACGCTGCGGCGCGTCCTTGTCGGTCACCGTGCCGCCGTCAATGTGGTGGACTTTGATGAGAAGTACATCGTGTCCGCCAGCGGGGATCGCACCATCAAGGTCTGGTCCACATCTAGCTGTGAATTCGTGCGCACCTTGAATGGCCACAAGCGTGGCATCGCCTGCCTACAGTACAGAGATCGCCTGGTGGTCAGCGGCAGCTCAGACAATTCCATAAG aCTGTGGGACATTGAGTGCGGTGCCTGTTTACGTGTCCTGGAGGGCCATGAGGAATTGGTTCGCTGCATTCGTTTCGATACGAAACGAATCGTTAGCGGTGCCTACGATGGCAAGATCAAGGTTTGGGATTTGGTCGCCGCCCTGGATCCAAGAGCAGCCTCCAATACTCTCTGTCTGAATACCCTTGTG GAACATACTGGTCGCGTATTTCGTTTGCAATTCGATGAGTTCCAGATTGTTAGCAGCTCGCATGATGATACAATTTTGATTTGGGACTTTCTAAATTTCACACCCAATGAGAACAAGACCGGACGCACACCGTCAC CGGCCTTGATGGAACATTAACATTTTGTGCAACGGCAGCTGCGCGAGTTACATCTACAATCCTCGAGCGAAGGAGAGGAGGACGACGATGCGgacgaggacgacgaggaTGATTTTGAGGAGGAGGATTCTAGAAACGATGCTGGCGCGTTTATGGGGGGATATGTTAGGCACCGGGATGCTGGTGGTTCGGGATCCGTCACCGGTTCCGGTTCGGATCCCGAATCGGATGACCTGGATTTCGATATAGATGTTGAGAATATTAATGATTATGATGAATAA
- the Ice2 gene encoding uncharacterized protein (interacts with the C terminus of ELL 2, isoform A), producing the protein MFSMDSFAMDKDAKLYEGNALFRNQPSYKVFNKSFEHVDDALYTLLNEVEPDVLRMELQETGDLFKSFNRNSALRDPRNNEVPPKPTRDLTTASSLYSFPNPLEQYSELNLKQQAACMRVLLAWQCSQPVDEQDIVVWQATEKKRYNEQQRVQKYIHDHEQGRKEVIYAPMKSLVAVYRKWYELGVKKLQQTYPNDSYMTFSGLPQLPQCRSLNAQTASIEQVELERIVGRVRLLPEVEVRHEALRTLRLRLDRYATRETRAPVQLLREEDKELELEAGNVFVLPLDSLLMLLTTGSYIDLPTEMFLSLRESPNSKHKCMEFQSPFPPRNCGWHTNSLILKLAYGAYISQPGQAKWLDFNINGAVKEVPDEPACDKSSIDLQMVYKPRAIDQQPSDIEDGNCNSALVSWTLRCKGEGDDCNDFQIFSTLSIPAVKDSSGKEPLGCHFIKLENKPDCGCEIMSKYELISAWVQLKLMRAEMGHCTRISLRDFEPMLEEKLTLISLEQQLHDYYNTSMPQLLSNLCEFLKLLDTVPAGDYLLRYSPKYKDKFLLCIVTKEATPQSFQLHQLLTESIPSDQAFLTQSSYLPISPTLCGRLHEELHLLPCAFPAKANGRSVQRRKVVVPIPEPSRQAPVRRQRLKKWSEAQTREFRRRCKVDQKKRARARKTAAANKEKIELEKIMTL; encoded by the coding sequence ATGTTTTCAATGGACTCTTTTGCCATGGACAAGGATGCGAAGTTGTACGAAGGAAATGCTCTATTCCGAAACCAGCCGTCGTACAAGGTGTTCAATAAATCCTTCGAGCACGTGGACGATGCGCTGTACACATTGCTGAACGAAGTGGAGCCAGATGTACTGCGAATGGAGCTCCAGGAAACGGGCGATCTCTTTAAGTCGTTCAATCGCAACTCGGCCTTGAGGGATCCGCGCAACAACGAGGTGCCACCGAAACCGACTCGCGACCTCACCACCGCCAGTTCACTCTACAGCTTTCCCAATCCCCTGGAGCAATACTCGGAGCTGAATCTTAAGCAACAGGCCGCCTGCATGCGAGTGCTCCTCGCCTGGCAATGCAGTCAACCCGTCGATGAGCAGGACATCGTGGTGTGGCAGGCAACGGAAAAGAAGCGATACAACGAGCAGCAGCGTGTGCAGAAATACATACACGACCACGAGCAAGGACGCAAGGAAGTCATCTACGCGCCCATGAAGAGCCTGGTGGCGGTCTACAGAAAGTGGTACGAACTGGGTGTTAAGAAACTTCAACAAACCTACCCCAATGACTCATATATGACCTTCTCCGGGCTGCCACAGCTGCCCCAGTGCAGGAGTCTCAATGCTCAGACCGCCAGCATAGAGCAGGTGGAGCTGGAGCGGATTGTCGGTCGGGTAAGACTCTTGCCAGAGGTGGAAGTTCGCCATGAAGCCCTGCGGACATTACGACTGCGCTTGGATCGCTATGCGACGAGAGAAACAAGGGCTCCTGTGCAGCTATTGCGGGAGGAAGACAAGGAACTGGAACTCGAAGCTGGCAACGTCTTCGTGCTGCCCCTAGACTCGCTGTTAATGCTCCTTACCACCGGATCCTATATTGACCTGCCCACCGAAATGTTTCTCAGCCTAAGAGAATCGCCAAACAGCAAGCACAAGTGCATGGAGTTCCAGTCGCCATTCCCCCCCCGCAACTGTGGTTGGCATACGAACAGTTTGATCTTGAAACTGGCTTATGGAGCCTACATTTCACAGCCCGGACAAGCCAAGTGGCTGGATTTCAATATAAATGGAGCAGTCAAGGAGGTGCCAGATGAGCCTGCCTGTGATAAGTCATCCATCGATCTGCAGATGGTCTACAAGCCTCGCGCAATCGATCAGCAACCATCAGACATTGAAGATGGCAACTGCAATAGCGCCTTGGTTAGTTGGACCCTTAGATGTAAAGGCGAAGGCGATGATTGCAACGATTTTCAAATCTTTAGCACACTATCCATACCAGCAGTTAAGGATTCCAGCGGCAAGGAACCACTTGGATGCCACTTCATTAAGCTGGAGAACAAGCCAGACTGCGGTTGCGAAATAATGTCCAAATACGAGTTGATAAGCGCCTGGGTGCAGTTAAAGCTAATGCGGGCAGAGATGGGACACTGCACACGCATCTCGCTACGGGATTTTGAGCCAATGCTGGAGGAGAAGCTGACGTTAATTTCGCTGGAGCAGCAGCTTCATGACTATTATAACACAAGTATGCCGCAGCTACTGTCCAACTTGTGTGAGTTTTTGAAGCTGCTGGACACGGTACCCGCTGGAGATTACCTGCTGCGATACTCACCCAAGTACAAGGATAAGTTCCTGCTGTGCATTGTCACCAAGGAGGCCACGCCACAGAGTTTTCAGCTACACCAGCTCCTCACGGAATCCATCCCCAGCGACCAAGCCTTCCTTACGCAAAGCAGCTACCTTCCGATCTCGCCCACTCTTTGTGGCCGCCTGCACGAGGAGCTCCATCTACTGCCCTGTGCATTTCCAGCAAAAGCCAACGGTCGCTCTGTCCAGCGTCGAAAGGTGGTGGTGCCCATACCAGAGCCCTCCAGACAAGCTCCAGTAAGACGGCAACGTTTAAAAAAGTGGAGCGAAGCCCAAACTCGAGAATTTCGACGTCGATGTAAGGTGGATCAAAAGAAAAGAGCTCGGGCTCGCAAGACAGCAGCGGccaacaaagaaaaaatagaGCTGGAGAAGATTATGACGTTGTAA